The following are encoded together in the Bacillus sp. V2I10 genome:
- a CDS encoding Cof-type HAD-IIB family hydrolase — translation MTTKPYLIALDLDGTLLKDDKTISAYSKEIIKKAKEAGHIVCISTGRPYRASSMYYEELQLDTPIVNFNGAFIHHPKDDQWGSFHTALSLEVVKQIVEVCEKHNVNNILAEVMDHVYFHYHDEKLLDIFTMNTSDITVGDLRKNLGDDVTSILIHASEEEVDNIRNYLSDVHAELVDHRRWAAPWHVIEIIKHGMNKAVGLKKIADSYNIPAERIIAFGDEDNDLEMLKYAGQGVAMGNAIPELKKVANRETKTNEEDGIAIYLKDALSL, via the coding sequence ATGACGACAAAACCTTATTTAATTGCACTTGATTTAGATGGTACTTTATTAAAAGATGATAAAACGATTTCTGCTTATTCAAAAGAAATCATTAAAAAAGCAAAAGAAGCAGGACATATTGTCTGCATCTCAACAGGACGGCCGTATCGTGCCAGTTCAATGTATTACGAGGAGCTTCAGTTGGATACGCCAATCGTCAACTTTAACGGAGCATTCATCCATCATCCAAAAGATGATCAGTGGGGATCGTTTCACACGGCTCTTTCTCTAGAAGTTGTCAAGCAAATCGTTGAAGTGTGCGAAAAGCACAACGTCAATAATATACTTGCCGAAGTAATGGATCATGTGTATTTCCATTATCACGACGAAAAGCTTCTTGATATTTTCACAATGAATACTTCAGACATCACCGTTGGAGACCTGCGTAAAAATCTTGGGGATGATGTAACAAGTATTCTTATCCATGCCTCTGAGGAAGAAGTGGACAATATCCGCAACTACTTATCAGATGTTCATGCTGAGCTTGTCGATCACAGACGCTGGGCTGCCCCATGGCACGTCATAGAAATCATCAAGCACGGAATGAATAAAGCCGTGGGATTAAAGAAAATTGCTGATTCGTACAACATTCCCGCAGAAAGAATCATTGCATTCGGTGATGAAGACAATGATCTTGAAATGCTGAAATATGCCGGTCAGGGTGTTGCGATGGGTAATGCCATTCCTGAACTCAAGAAGGTTGCAAACAGAGAAACGAAAACAAATGAAGAGGATGGCATTGCCATTTACTTAAAGGACGCCTTGTCGCTATAA
- a CDS encoding DUF3813 family protein, giving the protein MGNQLFQAARKAVEKAGEVLSGKMNDDHNHQQNQYSQHDDNEQNQFSGQHAHADADTKAKAEGALMSAFANASPAEQKQLSELQNELKNM; this is encoded by the coding sequence ATGGGCAATCAACTATTTCAGGCAGCAAGAAAAGCAGTTGAAAAAGCTGGCGAGGTTTTAAGCGGCAAGATGAATGACGATCATAATCATCAGCAGAACCAATACAGCCAGCATGATGACAACGAGCAAAATCAGTTTTCCGGCCAGCATGCACATGCTGATGCGGATACAAAAGCAAAAGCAGAAGGCGCATTGATGTCTGCATTTGCAAATGCTTCTCCTGCAGAACAAAAACAGCTAAGCGAGCTTCAAAACGAATTGAAGAATATGTAG
- a CDS encoding BsuPI-related putative proteinase inhibitor: MKKLVFIMLGLLFLVGCGQTAENKDEAEEVSGDVEMKEVQLAVETKESPESVQINISLKNNTDEEKNFEFSSGQKYEIIITDSNGAEVYKYSKGRMFTQALQYLKLPPGESKTWQETWDKKSAGNKIEAGDYTVTVLLTGKAEGVKALEAKDKFTVTE, encoded by the coding sequence ATGAAAAAGCTTGTATTTATTATGCTTGGCTTATTATTTCTTGTCGGCTGCGGTCAAACTGCTGAAAATAAGGATGAAGCGGAAGAGGTGTCCGGTGACGTGGAGATGAAAGAAGTTCAATTAGCTGTTGAGACGAAGGAAAGCCCTGAAAGTGTGCAAATCAATATCAGCCTTAAAAACAATACAGATGAAGAAAAGAATTTCGAGTTCTCATCAGGACAGAAATATGAAATTATCATTACAGATTCAAACGGAGCGGAAGTGTACAAATATTCAAAGGGAAGAATGTTCACTCAAGCTCTGCAGTATCTAAAGCTGCCTCCAGGAGAAAGCAAAACCTGGCAGGAAACATGGGACAAGAAAAGTGCAGGAAATAAAATTGAAGCGGGTGATTACACAGTAACGGTTTTATTAACTGGAAAAGCTGAAGGTGTAAAAGCCTTAGAAGCAAAGGATAAATTCACGGTAACTGAATAA
- a CDS encoding YitT family protein yields MVYEEVKKAVVVIFGALLNAVGLNLFMIPADVYASGFTGIAQLLSSVIKEYTPLYISTGVLLLLLNIPVAILGWQKVGKSFTLYSVLSVAATTLFLSIVPLYPLSEDILLNAVFGGVIVAIGVGITLKYGASTGGLDIVAMILSRMKDKPVGTYFFILNGIIIFTAGLLYGWEKALYTLVTLYASTRVIDAIHTRHEKLTAMIITKQADDLKKAIHAKMVRGITMVPAKGAFTNEPKDMLMIVITRYELYNLEKIIKEVDPKAFTNIIQTTGIFGFFRKE; encoded by the coding sequence ATGGTTTATGAAGAAGTAAAAAAAGCGGTTGTCGTTATTTTTGGAGCGCTGCTGAATGCTGTCGGCCTGAATTTATTCATGATTCCTGCTGATGTTTATGCGAGCGGATTTACCGGCATCGCCCAGCTCTTATCAAGTGTAATTAAAGAATACACCCCCCTTTACATATCGACAGGGGTGCTTCTGCTCCTTCTTAACATACCAGTAGCCATTCTCGGATGGCAAAAAGTCGGGAAATCGTTCACTCTGTACAGTGTACTTAGTGTAGCAGCCACCACACTATTTTTATCGATTGTCCCCTTATATCCTTTGTCGGAGGATATTTTGCTTAACGCAGTATTTGGAGGCGTCATTGTTGCGATCGGCGTAGGCATTACGCTTAAATATGGTGCTTCAACGGGCGGACTGGATATTGTGGCAATGATCCTTTCTAGAATGAAGGATAAACCGGTCGGCACTTATTTCTTTATCTTAAATGGAATTATCATTTTTACAGCGGGATTGCTTTATGGATGGGAAAAAGCGCTCTACACTCTTGTTACGCTTTATGCATCAACAAGAGTCATTGATGCGATTCATACAAGACATGAAAAATTGACAGCCATGATCATTACAAAACAAGCGGATGATCTAAAAAAGGCCATTCATGCTAAAATGGTAAGAGGGATTACAATGGTTCCTGCTAAAGGAGCATTTACAAACGAGCCAAAGGATATGCTGATGATTGTGATCACGCGCTATGAGCTTTATAATTTAGAAAAAATCATTAAGGAAGTTGATCCAAAGGCATTTACAAATATCATTCAAACAACAGGAATCTTTGGTTTCTTCCGTAAAGAATAG
- a CDS encoding DegV family protein, with the protein MMVHIVADSACDLPLEFYEKHGVTLLPLGVHIEENDYRDLVTISPKEVYDAMREGKIAKTTQISPLDVKEAFTEFAKKQVPVLYVAFSSELSGTYQTAVMIGNEVKEEYPDFELSIVDSKCASLGLGLAVKYAVDLASKGNTLHEIEASVKDFCEHTEHIFTVDNLEYLARGGRISKASAFVGGLLNIKPLLHVEGGKLIPLEKLRGRKKVFRRVIELMKERGVNLESQTIAISHGDDEDSAKEIKAMIEIEFHPNEVYINTVGCSVGAHSGPGTIAIFFSNKPIS; encoded by the coding sequence ATGATGGTACATATCGTCGCAGACAGTGCATGCGATCTGCCGCTTGAATTTTATGAGAAACACGGCGTTACACTTCTCCCTCTTGGTGTACATATTGAGGAAAATGACTATCGCGATCTAGTCACGATTTCCCCTAAAGAAGTATACGACGCGATGCGTGAAGGGAAAATAGCTAAAACGACTCAAATCTCTCCTCTTGATGTAAAAGAGGCATTCACTGAATTTGCAAAGAAACAAGTGCCGGTATTGTATGTTGCTTTTTCATCGGAGCTTTCCGGAACCTATCAGACTGCTGTCATGATTGGAAACGAAGTCAAAGAGGAATATCCTGATTTTGAGCTTTCCATTGTGGATTCTAAATGCGCTTCCCTTGGCCTTGGACTTGCCGTTAAATATGCAGTTGACCTAGCCAGTAAAGGAAACACTCTACATGAAATTGAAGCTTCTGTAAAGGACTTTTGTGAACATACAGAGCACATTTTTACCGTCGATAACTTAGAATATTTAGCAAGAGGCGGAAGAATCAGCAAAGCATCTGCATTTGTAGGCGGTCTTCTCAACATCAAACCGCTTCTTCATGTTGAAGGCGGCAAGCTGATTCCGCTTGAAAAACTTAGAGGCCGGAAAAAAGTTTTCAGAAGGGTCATCGAGCTGATGAAAGAGCGGGGCGTTAATCTTGAAAGTCAGACCATCGCCATCAGTCACGGGGATGATGAGGACTCCGCCAAGGAAATAAAAGCAATGATTGAAATTGAATTTCATCCGAATGAAGTATATATAAACACAGTCGGCTGTTCAGTTGGAGCGCATTCTGGACCTGGTACGATTGCCATTTTCTTTTCAAATAAACCGATCTCATAA
- a CDS encoding DUF3941 domain-containing protein — MPHTSDNDKKAKDNNAKEHERNMMREKNRQKGELQYSKKTDHL; from the coding sequence ATGCCGCATACAAGCGATAACGACAAAAAAGCAAAAGACAATAATGCCAAAGAACATGAACGAAACATGATGCGCGAGAAAAACCGCCAAAAAGGCGAATTACAATATTCTAAAAAGACCGACCATTTATAA